From the genome of Methanocaldococcus sp., one region includes:
- the spt4 gene encoding transcription elongation factor subunit Spt4 has product MRACLKCKYLTNDEICPICHSPTSENWIGLLIVLNPEKSEIAKKANIKIKGKYALSVKE; this is encoded by the coding sequence ATGAGAGCCTGCTTAAAATGTAAATATCTAACTAATGACGAAATATGCCCTATATGTCACTCTCCAACAAGCGAAAATTGGATTGGGTTGTTAATTGTTTTAAATCCAGAAAAATCAGAAATTGCTAAGAAGGCAAATATTAAAATTAAAGGTAAATATGCATTAAGTGTAAAGGAGTAG
- the rpoE gene encoding DNA-directed RNA polymerase — translation MYKILEIADIVRVPPEEFGNDLKETIKKILIEKYEGRLDKDVGFILSIVDVKEIGDGKVVHGDGSAYHPVVFETLVYIPEMYELIEGEVVDVVEFGSFVRLGPLDGLIHVSQIMDDYVSYDPKREAIIGKETGKVLEIGDYVRARIVAISLKAERKRGSKIALTMRQPYLGKLEWIEEEKKKNKKEEE, via the coding sequence ATGTATAAGATATTAGAAATTGCTGATATTGTTAGAGTTCCCCCAGAAGAGTTTGGAAATGATTTAAAAGAAACCATAAAAAAAATTCTTATAGAAAAATACGAAGGAAGATTAGACAAAGACGTAGGTTTTATTTTGTCAATAGTTGATGTAAAAGAGATTGGAGATGGAAAAGTCGTTCATGGAGATGGTTCAGCCTATCACCCAGTTGTATTTGAAACTCTTGTGTATATTCCAGAAATGTATGAACTTATTGAAGGAGAAGTAGTAGATGTCGTAGAATTTGGTAGTTTTGTAAGGTTAGGACCTTTGGATGGATTAATACACGTTTCGCAAATTATGGATGATTATGTATCTTACGACCCTAAGAGAGAGGCGATTATTGGAAAAGAGACTGGAAAAGTTTTAGAAATTGGAGACTATGTTAGAGCAAGAATTGTTGCTATTAGTTTAAAAGCTGAAAGAAAGAGAGGAAGTAAAATAGCTTTAACGATGAGACAGCCATATCTTGGAAAATTAGAGTGGATTGAAGAGGAAAAAAAGAAAAATAAAAAAGAGGAAGAATAA